The Ignavibacteriales bacterium genome has a window encoding:
- a CDS encoding LacI family DNA-binding transcriptional regulator, which yields MKHSTITDIAKILGISPSTVSRALRDHPDICLDTKNQVKKIAKELNFTPNPIAQSLKNNRTTTIGVIVPEIKHDFFSSAISGIEEVAYQSGYTIIVCQSNESFEREIVNTNVLIHHRVAGIIVSISQNTKNGDHFKDIIERKIPLVFFDRVCEDVSAYKVIIDDSKSAFDAVNYLISKGYKKIVHLAGPMALDICKKRMKGYTEALEKAGIEVVDELVLNGGLHEQDGYNSMEFLIKEKLPYDAIFAVNDPVAIGAFQRIKEAGLRIPEDVAIIGFSNNKITNLVDPPLTTVDQPSFEMGMKAAEILIGIIEKKNKSTEPKTLVLNTRLIVRGST from the coding sequence ATGAAACATAGTACAATTACAGATATTGCAAAAATACTTGGTATTTCTCCTTCCACTGTATCACGCGCCTTGCGCGATCATCCGGATATTTGTCTCGACACAAAAAACCAAGTAAAGAAAATTGCAAAGGAATTAAATTTTACTCCAAATCCAATTGCCCAAAGTTTAAAGAACAATAGAACTACAACAATTGGAGTAATTGTTCCAGAGATTAAACATGATTTTTTTTCATCAGCTATTAGTGGAATAGAGGAAGTTGCTTACCAATCCGGTTACACCATTATAGTCTGTCAATCAAATGAAAGTTTTGAAAGAGAGATCGTAAATACAAATGTACTAATTCATCATAGAGTTGCCGGGATAATAGTTTCAATTTCGCAAAACACAAAAAATGGCGATCATTTTAAAGATATTATTGAACGAAAAATTCCTCTGGTTTTTTTTGATCGTGTTTGCGAAGATGTTTCTGCGTACAAAGTAATTATTGATGATTCTAAAAGTGCTTTTGATGCTGTGAACTATCTTATTAGTAAAGGATATAAAAAAATTGTTCATTTGGCTGGGCCTATGGCTTTGGATATTTGTAAAAAAAGAATGAAAGGATACACCGAAGCATTAGAAAAAGCCGGAATTGAAGTGGTTGATGAACTAGTACTAAATGGTGGGTTACATGAACAAGATGGTTATAATTCGATGGAATTTTTGATAAAAGAGAAATTGCCCTACGATGCAATTTTTGCTGTTAACGATCCTGTTGCAATTGGTGCTTTTCAAAGAATCAAAGAGGCTGGATTAAGAATTCCAGAGGATGTTGCTATTATTGGATTCTCTAATAATAAAATTACAAATCTTGTTGACCCACCTCTTACAACTGTTGATCAGCCTTCGTTCGAGATGGGAATGAAAGCCGCAGAAATTTTAATTGGGATAATTGAAAAAAAAAATAAATCCACTGAACCAAAGACATTAGTACTAAACACACGGCTAATTGTTCGAGGGTCAACATAA
- a CDS encoding DUF4981 domain-containing protein — MRKYNMQQITFLLLILLCNINLAQVDFDLKKYIENPLMFGENKEKPTTILIPYPNIDLALSRKVEESTFYSSLNGSWKFKWQINPLLVPKDFYSKNFNDSVWDNITVPSVWQMQGYDHLIYRNVPMEFYPYDPPNIPDGINPTGLYRKIISVPEDWNGREIFLHFDGIQSAAFVWLNGKYVGYHEDGMTPAEFDITDKVEKGENTLAVMVLRWCDGSYLEDQDMFRYSGIYRDAYIYSKPSVSIRNLFIKTDFDNDYKDANLILDMYLKNFSKKNSTVQIRYSLYDKVNSLIFSESTSSYNIKKEFSKTSTKKILAPQKWSDEKPYLYNLVIELLNEKEEVIEIISQRVGFRELELKNGIAMLNGIPVYIRGTNRHEHNPNNGKTLTKELMLEDIKLLKQFNFNAVRTSHYPNDPLWYDLCDEYGIFLQDEVNAECHYTENTFPQREDYLGSFMDRFERMVQRDKNHPSVIMWSTGNECGLAKPHYMMADYIKKFDPTRFLMHQSNQPDGEAPYVDIIGPRYPTPSGLRQIGLASTKPVVMGEYAHAMGNSLGHFDEFWETIYQIPKLQGGFVWDWVDQGLNVKARFVKDYSANNILCGVMGSPEKVKGLDDNAFKLSGLDDWVEVYDDSKLDLKGNNLVIEATIFPQKFYIENPIVTKAFQYGITQTSKDTLCFYINSYQNTLNIKLPQDWYSSWHKVKATYDGESMTLLIDGKNFDSKKFNGNINSSHYPVNIGRDSYKDTDQHLGWISNYIFDDVRIYNQLANDGENILPILWLKFDEIFDGNNYYTYGISPFCINGMVTADRKPQPELWQAKHSMSPVRFYSVDPLNGIFQVVNKYSFTNLNEFEIDWSLFKDCKLEQSGKLNLDVNAQSQKEFQIPIPQSFDNNYEYVVEFSCKLKKDEPFRSKGFEVNFQQFVLNEKKVVLEAKTKIKNSSKIKFKENESDYSFQCGEINYQINKITGLVNLFENNKLLISSMIPNVWRAPISNEKVDWGKAEAEDWYRMGMNESTNSAEQFKIKFPSDSLSAILSYKSYTNFSRSSDLILNEFEYTFNNDGSVKINHQMTPLGTFNVSWLPCLGLALKVPNEYQYVKWSGSGPYENYADRNTGARISIHEVQIDSVQVPYIEPQEYGNYSKVKWFELKNKQGDGLKCLADKEINFSAVPYYNLDRARYNYQLFKDDFSRVSIGYGVTGVGDTPNPVMPKYRVYPQVYSNTILIVPLKNSN; from the coding sequence ATGAGAAAATATAATATGCAACAAATTACTTTTTTATTGCTAATACTTTTATGTAATATTAATCTGGCTCAGGTTGATTTTGACTTGAAAAAATATATTGAAAATCCTTTAATGTTTGGGGAGAACAAGGAAAAACCAACAACAATACTAATCCCATATCCAAATATTGATTTGGCATTATCACGTAAGGTAGAAGAATCCACTTTTTATTCATCACTTAACGGATCCTGGAAATTTAAATGGCAAATTAATCCATTATTAGTTCCAAAAGATTTTTATTCAAAAAATTTTAATGATAGTGTATGGGATAATATAACAGTTCCATCTGTTTGGCAGATGCAGGGTTATGATCATTTAATTTACAGAAATGTTCCGATGGAATTTTATCCGTATGATCCTCCTAATATTCCGGATGGTATTAATCCAACCGGTCTTTATAGAAAAATCATTAGTGTTCCTGAAGATTGGAATGGCAGAGAAATTTTTCTTCATTTTGATGGCATTCAATCAGCAGCTTTTGTATGGCTTAATGGAAAATATGTTGGATACCATGAAGATGGAATGACGCCGGCAGAATTTGATATTACAGATAAAGTTGAGAAAGGTGAAAACACACTTGCAGTAATGGTTCTTCGCTGGTGCGATGGTTCTTATCTGGAAGATCAGGATATGTTTAGATATTCCGGAATTTATCGTGATGCTTATATTTATTCAAAACCATCTGTATCAATCCGGAATCTCTTTATAAAAACTGATTTTGATAATGACTACAAGGATGCAAATCTAATCCTTGATATGTATTTAAAAAATTTTTCCAAGAAAAATTCTACAGTTCAAATCAGGTATTCACTCTATGATAAGGTAAATAGTTTAATTTTCTCCGAGAGTACTTCATCATATAACATAAAAAAAGAGTTTTCGAAAACCAGTACTAAAAAAATCCTTGCCCCGCAAAAATGGTCCGATGAAAAACCTTATCTATACAATCTTGTAATTGAGTTGCTTAATGAGAAAGAAGAAGTAATTGAAATCATAAGCCAACGTGTTGGATTTAGAGAATTGGAGCTGAAAAATGGAATTGCCATGTTAAACGGTATACCTGTTTACATTAGAGGAACAAACCGTCATGAACACAATCCGAACAATGGGAAAACCTTAACTAAAGAATTGATGCTTGAAGATATAAAATTATTGAAGCAGTTTAATTTTAACGCTGTAAGAACAAGTCACTATCCAAATGATCCTTTGTGGTACGATCTGTGCGATGAATACGGAATTTTTCTGCAGGATGAAGTTAATGCAGAATGCCACTATACAGAAAATACTTTTCCGCAAAGAGAAGATTATCTTGGTTCTTTTATGGATCGGTTTGAAAGAATGGTTCAACGCGATAAGAACCATCCGAGTGTGATAATGTGGAGCACTGGTAATGAATGCGGATTAGCAAAACCACATTATATGATGGCTGATTACATAAAAAAATTTGATCCAACAAGATTTTTAATGCATCAATCAAATCAACCTGATGGTGAAGCTCCATATGTTGATATTATTGGTCCACGTTATCCAACACCTTCTGGATTAAGACAAATTGGATTAGCTTCAACTAAGCCTGTGGTTATGGGAGAGTATGCACATGCAATGGGTAACAGCCTTGGTCACTTCGATGAGTTCTGGGAAACAATCTATCAAATTCCAAAACTTCAGGGAGGATTTGTTTGGGATTGGGTTGATCAGGGATTAAATGTGAAAGCTCGCTTCGTAAAAGATTATTCCGCTAATAATATTTTATGCGGCGTTATGGGAAGTCCTGAAAAGGTAAAAGGATTAGATGATAATGCTTTCAAACTAAGCGGACTGGATGATTGGGTTGAAGTTTATGATGATTCAAAACTTGACTTAAAAGGTAATAATCTGGTAATTGAAGCGACTATCTTTCCCCAAAAATTCTATATAGAAAATCCAATTGTTACAAAAGCTTTTCAATATGGAATTACTCAGACATCAAAAGATACTCTTTGTTTTTATATTAACTCTTATCAAAACACTCTCAATATTAAACTACCACAAGACTGGTATTCTTCCTGGCACAAAGTAAAAGCTACTTATGATGGCGAGAGCATGACCTTGTTAATTGATGGAAAGAATTTCGACTCTAAGAAATTTAATGGCAATATTAATTCTTCACACTATCCAGTTAATATTGGAAGAGATTCGTACAAGGATACCGATCAGCATCTTGGCTGGATATCAAATTATATTTTCGACGACGTTAGAATCTATAATCAATTGGCAAACGATGGCGAAAACATACTGCCAATTCTCTGGTTAAAGTTTGATGAAATTTTTGATGGAAATAATTATTACACATATGGAATAAGCCCGTTTTGTATAAACGGTATGGTAACGGCTGATAGGAAACCACAGCCCGAACTCTGGCAGGCAAAACATAGTATGTCGCCGGTACGTTTCTACTCAGTTGATCCGTTGAATGGAATTTTCCAGGTTGTAAACAAGTATTCCTTTACCAATTTAAATGAGTTTGAAATAGACTGGAGCTTATTTAAAGATTGTAAGCTTGAACAATCTGGTAAATTGAATCTCGATGTAAATGCTCAATCTCAAAAAGAATTTCAAATACCAATTCCGCAATCCTTTGATAATAATTACGAATATGTAGTTGAGTTTAGCTGCAAACTTAAAAAAGATGAACCATTCCGAAGCAAAGGGTTTGAAGTTAACTTCCAGCAATTTGTCTTAAATGAAAAAAAAGTTGTGCTTGAAGCAAAGACTAAGATAAAGAACAGCTCAAAAATAAAATTTAAAGAAAATGAATCCGATTATTCTTTCCAATGCGGTGAAATAAATTATCAGATTAATAAAATTACTGGCTTAGTAAATTTATTTGAAAACAATAAGCTGTTGATCTCCTCAATGATTCCAAACGTTTGGCGTGCACCAATATCAAATGAAAAAGTTGATTGGGGAAAAGCAGAAGCTGAGGATTGGTACAGAATGGGAATGAACGAATCCACAAATTCCGCAGAACAATTCAAAATAAAATTTCCATCTGATTCTCTTTCTGCAATTCTCAGTTATAAATCATATACAAATTTTTCCAGAAGCAGCGATTTAATTCTAAATGAATTTGAATACACATTTAATAATGATGGGTCGGTAAAAATAAATCATCAAATGACTCCTTTAGGAACTTTCAATGTTAGTTGGCTGCCATGTCTTGGTCTTGCACTTAAAGTACCAAATGAATATCAGTATGTTAAATGGTCTGGCAGTGGTCCTTATGAGAATTATGCTGACAGAAATACCGGAGCCAGGATTTCTATCCACGAAGTTCAAATTGATTCTGTCCAGGTTCCTTACATTGAACCGCAGGAATACGGGAATTATTCTAAGGTTAAATGGTTTGAACTAAAAAATAAACAAGGGGACGGATTAAAGTGCCTGGCAGATAAAGAAATTAATTTTTCTGCTGTTCCATATTATAATCTGGATAGGGCACGTTATAATTATCAATTATTTAAAGATGATTTTTCCAGAGTAAGTATTGGTTATGGAGTTACGGGAGTTGGGGATACTCCAAATCCTGTTATGCCAAAGTATCGTGTATATCCGCAGGTTTATTCTAACACAATTTTAATTGTTCCATTAAAAAACTCAAATTAA